Below is a genomic region from Deltaproteobacteria bacterium.
CGGGGAAACCTTTTGAAAAAGGTCTCCCCGCACCCCTTCCCAAACCCTTTCATCAGCCGCCACACTGCGGGAGGCGGCCCTTCAATGAGGAATGTCCTGGTACCGGTGGAATCCCTTTATACCTCATATTAAGGCTGATCTCATCTTCTTGAAGATCCGGGGTGTCTGTCAGGCTGTTTCCGGGGGAAACCCACTGAAATGATTCGTGGGGCGGGGCGAATAATTATTCGCCCCTACGGCATCGCGTGGAGGGAAGTCGGGAAATCCGCGCCGGCGCATAGGTTGCGTTAGCGAGTAACACGAGCGTAACCCAGCGTGTGCGTGTTGACAAAGCCAAGGTAATCTCATTCACCTCCACCCCCGCTTAAACCCATTCTCCCTATGGGAGAGGTGGGACGAGGGCGTTCTCCTTTACGACGATGTAATGCGCATCACGCCGCACACCCCATGCCCCAACCTTTTCACCAGTCCACCCCCATTTTCATGTTGCAGAGCACTCAAACGTGTGATATTAAATTTCTTTACCATAAAGATCCAAGGCGGCATAGCCAAGTGGCTAAGGCAGCGGTCTGCAAAACCGTTATTCACCGGTTCGAGTCCGGTTGCCGCCTCCATGCATATCCAGGGGTTACGTCCAACGGCGTGACCCCTTTGTGATTTTCGGGGTCACTACACATCCACCTTGAACCCCAGCTCAACTTCCGAAGCCGGAACGCCCCCACGAATGCCCCAATCGTCCCTCGGGACCTCGTGAAGTACGACGCGGATGTTGTTGGCGGGAACGCCCATTTGGGAGAGCTTGGCCACCACGGTCTGGTACAGGGCCCGTTTGGCGTCGAGGGATCTTCCGGAGAACAGGGAGATTTCGATGAGAACGTAGTTCCCGGTGCAGGCGGGCGGCGTCACGAAATCCTCGCGATCGTATTCCACCAGGCGGATGAGCTTGTCGTATTCCGGAATCTGGAGGCACGCTACCATGGATTCGTGCAGGGCCTGGATCAATCGGTCCTTTTCCTGCCGGGTCCAGCCTTTTCGTGTTTCGATTCGGACAATGGGCATGTGGCAGTCCTTTCCTTAATGAGGTCGATCGACACCTGCTGAGGGCGGGTTTGAAACCC
It encodes:
- a CDS encoding tautomerase family protein, with protein sequence MPIVRIETRKGWTRQEKDRLIQALHESMVACLQIPEYDKLIRLVEYDREDFVTPPACTGNYVLIEISLFSGRSLDAKRALYQTVVAKLSQMGVPANNIRVVLHEVPRDDWGIRGGVPASEVELGFKVDV